In Helianthus annuus cultivar XRQ/B chromosome 8, HanXRQr2.0-SUNRISE, whole genome shotgun sequence, a single genomic region encodes these proteins:
- the LOC110873109 gene encoding laccase-1 isoform X2 has protein sequence MMNTYSVLAKILVLTFVVTSIPFCSSSNTSKRYQFNVEWKNITRVCSTKAILTVNGEYPGPTIAVNEGDDVEIKVTNGVSINTTIHWHGIKQLRTGWADGPAYVTQCPITPGRSYTYKFTVTGQRGTLWWHAHIAWQRATVYGAIIIYPRMPYPFAAPVEAEIPIIFGEWWNLPVEGIEDEMYKYGSGPNSSDAYTINGLPGSLYPCSVKDTFIQTVEHDKIYMLRIINAALNDELFFAISNHTLTVVEVDASYTKPFDTEAIMITPGQTYTVLLNTNQHKPDSSGLFVMAARPYLTTVFPFDNSTTIGFLKYKGSKAEHMVLPKPSNLVLPRHLPRMEDHAYATKFVSKLRSLGTTRYPCKVPKKIDKRVVITISLNLQDCPANETCKGFNEKRYAASMNNQSFVRPMTSILEWHYKNYSSMQYSHDFPLQPPHVFDYTGVDPLTHNLNPNFGTKLFAVEYGTRLEIVLQDTSFLNLENHPIHIHGHNFFVVGRGFGNFNAEKDTTQYNLVDPPERNTVGVPMGGWAAIRINADNPGVWFMHCHLEEHTSWGLASGFIVKDGVKPSQRLLPPPDDLPPC, from the exons ATGATGAACACGTATTCTGTTTTGGCAAAAATTTTGGTTCTAACATTCGTTGTCACGTCTATACCTTTTTGTTCATCTTCCAACACCTCAAAACGCTACCAATTCAAT GTGGAATGGAAAAACATAACTCGTGTATGCAGTACAAAAGCCATATTGACAGTAAATGGTGAGTATCCAGGACCAACAATAGCTGTAAACGAAGGAGACGACGTGGAGATTAAGGTTACCAATGGTGTTTCAATAAACACCACTATCCATTG GCATGGAATCAAGCAACTTAGAACCGGATGGGCCGATGGGCCTGCGTATGTTACGCAGTGTCCCATAACACCTGGACGGTCTTATACATATAAGTTCACAGTTACCGGCCAGAGGGGCACCCTTTGGTGGCATGCTCATATTGCTTGGCAGCGTGCCACCGTCTATGGTGCTATCATCATATACCCGCGTATGCCCTATCCATTTGCGGCTCCTGTTGAAGCTGAAATCCCAATAATATTTG GAGAATGGTGGAACTTACCTGTTGAAGGAATCGAAGATGAAATGTACAAGTATGGCAGTGGCCCAAACTCATCAGACGCTTATACGATTAATGGTTTGCCTGGATCGCTGTACCCTTGCTCAGTCAAAG ATACTTTTATCCAGACCGTGGAACATGACAAGATCTACATGCTTAGAATCATTAATGCCGCACTTAACGATGAGCTCTTTTTCGCAATATCCAACCATACACTTACAGTGGTTGAGGTCGATGCTTCTTACACGAAACCCTTTGATACAGAAGCAATCATGATAACCCCGGGACAGACATACACTGTCCTCCTAAATACAAATCAACACAAGCCAGACTCCAGTGGGTTGTTTGTAATGGCAGCAAGGCCATATCTCACTACTGTATTCCCTTTTGACAATTCCACCACAATAGGTTTCTTGAAATACAAAGGATCCAAGGCTGAACACATGGTTCTCCCTAAACCATCAAATCTCGTCTTGCCTCGTCATCTCCCTCGAATGGAAGATCATGCATACGCTACAAAATTTGTAAGCAAGCTTAGAAGTCTTGGAACAACGCGGTACCCATGTAAAGTGCCGAAAAAGATCGATAAGCGTGTTGTCATCACGATAAGTCTCAACCTTCAAGATTGTCCTGCTAACGAAACATGCAAAGGATTTAACGAGAAGAGATATGCGGCATCTATGAATAACCAATCCTTTGTTCGTCCTATGACATCCATACTTGAATGGCATTACAAAAACTATTCTTCTATGCAGTATTCTCACGATTTCCCACTACAGCCACCACACGTTTTCGACTACACGGGAGTGGACCCTTTAACACATAACCTAAATCCAAATTTTGGTACTAAGTTGTTTGCGGTCGAGTATGGGACACGGTTAGAAATCGTTCTTCAAGACACGAGTTTTCTTAACTTAGAAAATCACCCAATTCATATTCATGGGCATAACTTTTTTGTAGTGGGTAGGGGATTTGGGAATTTCAATGCTGAGAAGGATACGACACAATATAACCTTGTGGATCCGCCTGAGCGCAACACAGTCGGGGTACCGATGGGAGGATGGGCTGCAATTCGAATCAATGCTGATAATCCAGGGGTATGGTTTATGCACTGCCATCTTGAAGAGCATACTTCCTGGGGTCTTGCTTCAGGCTTCATTGTGAAGGATGGTGTGAAGCCATCTCAAAGATTACTTCCTCCACCAGATGATCTCCCACCATGTTGA
- the LOC110873109 gene encoding laccase-1 isoform X1 has protein sequence MMNTYSVLAKILVLTFVVTSIPFCSSSNTSKRYQFNVLYACVCVCLLVVEWKNITRVCSTKAILTVNGEYPGPTIAVNEGDDVEIKVTNGVSINTTIHWHGIKQLRTGWADGPAYVTQCPITPGRSYTYKFTVTGQRGTLWWHAHIAWQRATVYGAIIIYPRMPYPFAAPVEAEIPIIFGEWWNLPVEGIEDEMYKYGSGPNSSDAYTINGLPGSLYPCSVKDTFIQTVEHDKIYMLRIINAALNDELFFAISNHTLTVVEVDASYTKPFDTEAIMITPGQTYTVLLNTNQHKPDSSGLFVMAARPYLTTVFPFDNSTTIGFLKYKGSKAEHMVLPKPSNLVLPRHLPRMEDHAYATKFVSKLRSLGTTRYPCKVPKKIDKRVVITISLNLQDCPANETCKGFNEKRYAASMNNQSFVRPMTSILEWHYKNYSSMQYSHDFPLQPPHVFDYTGVDPLTHNLNPNFGTKLFAVEYGTRLEIVLQDTSFLNLENHPIHIHGHNFFVVGRGFGNFNAEKDTTQYNLVDPPERNTVGVPMGGWAAIRINADNPGVWFMHCHLEEHTSWGLASGFIVKDGVKPSQRLLPPPDDLPPC, from the exons ATGATGAACACGTATTCTGTTTTGGCAAAAATTTTGGTTCTAACATTCGTTGTCACGTCTATACCTTTTTGTTCATCTTCCAACACCTCAAAACGCTACCAATTCAATGTACTgtatgcgtgtgtgtgtgtgtgtttgttggTG GTGGAATGGAAAAACATAACTCGTGTATGCAGTACAAAAGCCATATTGACAGTAAATGGTGAGTATCCAGGACCAACAATAGCTGTAAACGAAGGAGACGACGTGGAGATTAAGGTTACCAATGGTGTTTCAATAAACACCACTATCCATTG GCATGGAATCAAGCAACTTAGAACCGGATGGGCCGATGGGCCTGCGTATGTTACGCAGTGTCCCATAACACCTGGACGGTCTTATACATATAAGTTCACAGTTACCGGCCAGAGGGGCACCCTTTGGTGGCATGCTCATATTGCTTGGCAGCGTGCCACCGTCTATGGTGCTATCATCATATACCCGCGTATGCCCTATCCATTTGCGGCTCCTGTTGAAGCTGAAATCCCAATAATATTTG GAGAATGGTGGAACTTACCTGTTGAAGGAATCGAAGATGAAATGTACAAGTATGGCAGTGGCCCAAACTCATCAGACGCTTATACGATTAATGGTTTGCCTGGATCGCTGTACCCTTGCTCAGTCAAAG ATACTTTTATCCAGACCGTGGAACATGACAAGATCTACATGCTTAGAATCATTAATGCCGCACTTAACGATGAGCTCTTTTTCGCAATATCCAACCATACACTTACAGTGGTTGAGGTCGATGCTTCTTACACGAAACCCTTTGATACAGAAGCAATCATGATAACCCCGGGACAGACATACACTGTCCTCCTAAATACAAATCAACACAAGCCAGACTCCAGTGGGTTGTTTGTAATGGCAGCAAGGCCATATCTCACTACTGTATTCCCTTTTGACAATTCCACCACAATAGGTTTCTTGAAATACAAAGGATCCAAGGCTGAACACATGGTTCTCCCTAAACCATCAAATCTCGTCTTGCCTCGTCATCTCCCTCGAATGGAAGATCATGCATACGCTACAAAATTTGTAAGCAAGCTTAGAAGTCTTGGAACAACGCGGTACCCATGTAAAGTGCCGAAAAAGATCGATAAGCGTGTTGTCATCACGATAAGTCTCAACCTTCAAGATTGTCCTGCTAACGAAACATGCAAAGGATTTAACGAGAAGAGATATGCGGCATCTATGAATAACCAATCCTTTGTTCGTCCTATGACATCCATACTTGAATGGCATTACAAAAACTATTCTTCTATGCAGTATTCTCACGATTTCCCACTACAGCCACCACACGTTTTCGACTACACGGGAGTGGACCCTTTAACACATAACCTAAATCCAAATTTTGGTACTAAGTTGTTTGCGGTCGAGTATGGGACACGGTTAGAAATCGTTCTTCAAGACACGAGTTTTCTTAACTTAGAAAATCACCCAATTCATATTCATGGGCATAACTTTTTTGTAGTGGGTAGGGGATTTGGGAATTTCAATGCTGAGAAGGATACGACACAATATAACCTTGTGGATCCGCCTGAGCGCAACACAGTCGGGGTACCGATGGGAGGATGGGCTGCAATTCGAATCAATGCTGATAATCCAGGGGTATGGTTTATGCACTGCCATCTTGAAGAGCATACTTCCTGGGGTCTTGCTTCAGGCTTCATTGTGAAGGATGGTGTGAAGCCATCTCAAAGATTACTTCCTCCACCAGATGATCTCCCACCATGTTGA